A single region of the Sorghum bicolor cultivar BTx623 chromosome 9, Sorghum_bicolor_NCBIv3, whole genome shotgun sequence genome encodes:
- the LOC8058529 gene encoding NAC domain-containing protein 90, whose protein sequence is MAELAPGFRFYPTEEELICFYLRNKLSGTRCGDIERVIPVADVCALDPWELSAAAHRAAYSGNEEPWFYFCPRQEREARGGRPSRTTPSGYWKAAGTPGLVYAADGRPIGTKKTMVFYRGRAPAGAKTKWKLNEYKAFEYEYDDDDATAVAAHPAPPSHALQTRSEYSLCRLYTKSGCPRQFDRRPSTATAAAAGGSGGENLAPSVALPQTGPKRKRAAPSDDTYSSYDDGDDVPTQQRLRLAQRGTGDGEVLIEDDMADWSEFLDDWI, encoded by the exons ATGGCCGAGTTAGCCCCCGGGTTCCGCTTCTACCCAACGGAGGAGGAGCTCATCTGCTTCTACCTCCGGAACAAGCTCAGCGGCACCCGCTGCGGCGACATCGAGCGCGTCATCCCCGTCGCCGACGTCTGCGCCCTTGACCCATGGGAGCTCTCAG CGGCGGCGCACCGTGCCGCGTACTCCGGCAACGAGGAGCCGTGGTTCTACTTCTGCCCGCGGCAGGAGCGCGAGGCGCGGGGCGGGCGCCCGAGCCGGACCACGCCGTCGGGCTACTGGAAGGCGGCGGGTACCCCTGGGTTGGTATACGCCGCCGACGGCCGCCCCATCGGGACCAAGAAGACCATGGTGTTCTACCGCGGCCGCGCGCCGGCGGGGGCCAAGACCAAGTGGAAGCTAAACGAGTACAAGGCTTTCGAGTACGagtacgacgacgacgacgccaccGCCGTCGCTGCTCATCCGGCGCCGCCGAGCCATGCTCTCCAG aCGAGGAGCGAGTACAGCCTGTGCCGGCTCTACACCAAGTCCGGGTGCCCGCGGCAGTTCGACCGCCGGCCTAGCACTGCCACtgcagcggcggcgggcggcagcggcggcgagaACCTGGCGCCGTCCGTTGCGTTGCCGCAAACGGGACCGAAGAGGAAAAGGGCTGCGCCGAGCGACGACACATATTCGAGttacgacgacggcgacgacgtcCCCACGCAGCAGCGGCTGCGGCTGGCACAGAGAGGGACCG